Proteins co-encoded in one Coregonus clupeaformis isolate EN_2021a chromosome 5, ASM2061545v1, whole genome shotgun sequence genomic window:
- the LOC121567169 gene encoding extracellular calcium-sensing receptor-like, whose amino-acid sequence MCLCGWLGLLYCLHVPGSVWGLAGDGGGACRLMAKPVSGSVYRAGDVVIGGLFPIHVEAPLPEQEFRSITGNATCTIFNQRAYRWFQTMIFAVEEINRDPTLLPNLTLGFLAADTCLAEGTTLGAALAMVTGQEASVAGTECGATPEVPVIIGDARSSASIVVAQTLGPFDLPMVSYFATCACLSDNWRYPSFFRTVPSDAFQALGMARLLRRLGWVWVGLVSGDGDYGKFGVQVLLQELQGSGVCVAYSEVIPKAPSKRQIRHIVDTIRGSTARVVVTFVGFTGDSGALMEEVVRQNITDRQWIASEAWVTYSTLSTPKNLPSLAGTIGFALKKAVIPGLGPFLTRLHPDGDYQKSDPFLRELWEEMFGCSLGVDLSVTQSSRRQCTGSEVIREGESQYADVSQLRASYNVYKAVYAIAYAIQDMLACRPGEGAFNDGQCPDIRKLQPSQIVHYLRGVNFSTPVGESFHFDMNGEPPASYDIINWHVTPEGTAEFVQVGHFLTSEGSEGQFHIDMEKVVWGGGSGDEVPVSVCSAACPPGSRHVVQKGRPVCCFDCLSCAEGEISNTTGSVECIRCPERFWSNPDHTACIPQLVDFLSYSDTMGVILSVISVSGATLTAGALATFLYHRHTALVKANNSELSFLLLLSLKLCFLCALVFIGQPKPWTCMLRHTLFGISFVLCISCLLSRTVVVLVAFRASLPGENLMRYFSPAQQRMGISLCTLIQVLICVLWLTLAPPRPAERGGREGRGPRVVLECEVGSVVGFSLVLGYIGLLASICLLLAFLARKLPDNFNEAKFITFSMLIFCAVWISFIPAYVSSPGKYTVAVEIFAILASSFGLLFCLFAPKCFIILLRPERNTKKHMMAK is encoded by the exons ATGTGCCTGTGTGGCTGGCTGGGGCTGCTCTACTGCCTCCATGTCCCTGGGTCTGTCTGGGGTCTGGCTGGAGATGGAGGGGGGGCTTGTCGGCTGATGGCTAAGCCCGTCTCCGGCAGTGTTTATCGGGCAGGAGATGTTGTCATTGGGGGCCTGTTCCCCATCCATGTGGAAGCCCCTCTGCCAGAGCAGGAGTTCAGGAGCATTACGGGAAATGCTACATGTACAAT TTTCAACCAGCGTGCTTACCGCTGGTTCCAGACTATGATCTTTGCAGTGGAGGAAATTAACCGTGACCCAACCCTCCTGCCTAACCTCACCCTGGGGTTCCTGGCTGCTGACACATGTCTGGCAGAGGGCACCACCCTGGGGGCAGCCCTAGCCATGGTGACCGGCCAGGAGGCCTCCGTGGCGGGCACAGAGTGTGGCGCAACCCCTGAGGTTCCCGTCATCATCGGGGATGCCCGCTCCTCAGCTTCCATTGTGGTGGCACAGACCCTCGGGCCATTTGATTTACCCATG gtgaGTTACTTTGCCACCTGTGCGTGTTTGAGTGACAACTGGAGGTACCCCTCGTTCTTCCGTACGGTACCCAGCGATGCCTTCCAGGCTCTGGGCATGGCCAGGCTGCTGCGTCGGCTGGGCTGGGTGTGGGTGGGGCTGGTGTCTGGGGATGGTGACTATGGCAAGTTTGGGGTTCAGGTGCTTCTCCAAGAGCTCCAGGGGTCTGGGGTGTGTGTCGCCTACTCTGAGGTCATCCCCAAG GCACCGTCTAAGAGACAGATCAGGCACATCGTGGACACCATCAGAGGATCTACTGCTAGGGTGGTGGTGACATTCGTAGGATTCACGGGTGATTCAGGG GCCCTGATGGAAGAGGTTGTCCGTCAGAACATAACAGATAGGCAGTGGATAGCCTCAGAGGCCTGGGTAACCTACTCTACTCTCTCCACCCCTAAAAACCTGCCCTCTCTTGCCGGGACGATCGGTTTTGCCCTGAAGAAAGCTGTCATTCCCGGCCTGGGGCCTTTCCTAACACGCCTCCATCCTGATGGGGACTACCAGAAGTCTGATCCCTTCCTGAGGGAATTGTGGGAGGAGATGTTTGGCTGTTCTCTGGGGGTTGACCTCAGCGTGACCCAGTCGTCCAGGCGACAGTGTACTGGGTCAGAGGTCATAC GTGAGGGGGAGAGCCAGTACGCTGACGTGTCTCAGCTGAGAGCCAGCTATAATGTGTACAAGGCTGTGTACGCCATCGCTTACGCCATACAGGACATGTTGGCCTGTCGACCAGGGGAGGGAGCCTTTAATGATGGACAGTGCCCTGATATCAGGAAGCTTCAGCCCAGCCAG ATTGTTCATTATCTGAGGGGAGTGAACTTCAGCACTCCTGTGGGGGAAtctttccactttgacatgaatGGTGAACCGCCTGCCTCTTATGACATCATCAACTGGCATGTGACCCCCGAGGGTACGGCAGAGTTCGTCCAGGTCGGCCATTTTCTGACCTCTGAGGGATCGGAAGGCCAGTTTCACATCGATATGGAGAAAGTGGTGTGGGGTGGGGGCAGCGGAGATGAG GTCCCTGTGTCTGTATGCAGTGCTGCCTGTCCCCCTGGTTCCAGGCATGTGGTACAGAAGGGGAGGCCTGTGTGCTGCTTCGACTGTTTGTCCTGCGCTGAGGGAGAGATCAGCAACACAACAG GGTCAGTTGAGTGTATTAGGTGTCCAGAGCGGTTCTGGTCCAACCCTGATCATACGGCCTGCATACCCCAGCTGGTGGACTTCCTCTCCTACAGCGACACCATGGGTGTCATCCTGTCCGTCATCTCAGTTTCCGGGGCAACACTCACAGCCGGTGCCCTGGCCACCTTCCTCTACCACCGTCACACGGCCCTG GTGAAAGCCAACAACTCTGAGCTCAGCTTCCTGCTCCTGCTGTCACTCAAGCTCTGCTTCCTGTGTGCGCTGGTTTTCATTGGCCAGCCGAAGCCATGGACGTGCATGCTGAGACACACCCTGTTTGGTATAAGCTTTGTGTTGTGCATCTCCTGCCTGCTCAGCAGGACTGTGGTGGTGCTGGTGGCCTTCAGGGCCTCTCTGCCTGGAGAGAACCTGATGAGATACTTCAGCCCCGCCCAGCAGAGGATGGGTATCTCACTCTGCACACTCATCCAG GTGCTGATCTGTGTGCTGTGGCTGACCCTAGCTCCACCCCGACCTgctgagagagggggcagagagggtcGGGGGCCGAGAGTGGTCCTGGAGTGTGAGGTGGGCTCTGTGGTCGGCTTCTCTCTGGTGCTGGGCTACATCGGCCTGCTGGCCTCTATCTGTCTCCTCTTAGCCTTcctggccaggaaactcccagaCAACTTCAACGAGGCCAAGTTCATCACCTTCAGCATGCTGATCTTCTGTGCCGTGTGGATCTCCTTCATCCCAGCCTACGTCAGCTCTCCTGGGAAGTACACAGTAGCTGTAGAGATCTTTGCCATCCTGGCCTCCAGCTTTGGGCTGCTGTTCTGTCTGTTTGCTCCAAAATGTTTCATCATCCTCCTGAGACCAGAGAGAAACACCAAGAAACACATGATGGCTAAATAG